Proteins encoded by one window of Enterococcus faecalis:
- a CDS encoding serine hydrolase domain-containing protein: MNQIAIQETIQRLINQQVVPGVAWGTITEDSLSEQYTGFLGNTGPFARQKISSASLYDLASLTKVIGTTNRMLQLIDTNQLTFSTTVGEILPDYQGLSCSIGELLLHQSGLPADVVDKKNVTKKSLQEIILTHSLSERGKTTYSDLGYYLLGEIIQVLDRCSLEESFQTYVFQPMNLQHTSFTVSDFAQAVPTEITKQRGVIQGVVHDSKAYQLKAPIGSAGLFATLPDLLTFVQCFMNNRYPSGKPLFSEKMFDALWSMNQGGRTFGWEVKKTQAGAGYLYHTGFTGTAIGMKKETKEALILLTNRIHPTREERGFLKARTKIYQQYF; this comes from the coding sequence ATGAATCAAATCGCAATTCAAGAAACAATTCAGAGACTGATTAATCAGCAAGTCGTTCCGGGTGTCGCTTGGGGGACGATCACAGAAGATAGCTTATCAGAACAGTATACGGGCTTTTTAGGTAATACTGGTCCATTTGCAAGACAAAAGATTTCATCAGCTAGCCTGTATGATTTAGCGTCCTTAACGAAAGTTATTGGGACAACAAATCGAATGTTACAATTAATCGATACAAATCAGCTTACTTTTTCAACCACTGTGGGGGAAATCCTACCTGATTATCAAGGACTATCTTGTTCGATTGGGGAGCTTCTACTGCATCAGAGCGGACTGCCAGCTGATGTTGTCGATAAGAAAAATGTCACAAAAAAAAGCTTGCAAGAAATCATTTTAACGCATTCGTTATCTGAACGAGGGAAAACCACTTATTCTGATTTAGGGTATTACTTATTGGGAGAAATTATTCAAGTATTGGATCGCTGCTCATTAGAAGAGAGCTTTCAAACATACGTATTTCAACCAATGAACCTACAGCATACAAGTTTTACGGTCAGCGATTTTGCCCAGGCAGTGCCCACAGAGATTACAAAACAACGCGGCGTTATTCAGGGAGTGGTCCACGATTCGAAAGCCTATCAACTAAAAGCGCCAATCGGCAGTGCAGGTTTATTTGCAACTTTACCAGATTTACTCACTTTTGTTCAGTGTTTTATGAACAATCGCTACCCGTCTGGCAAACCATTATTTTCTGAAAAAATGTTCGATGCTCTCTGGTCTATGAATCAAGGGGGCCGTACATTTGGTTGGGAAGTGAAAAAGACGCAAGCAGGGGCAGGCTATTTGTATCATACTGGCTTTACTGGAACGGCGATTGGTATGAAAAAAGAGACCAAAGAAGCCCTAATTTTGTTGACGAATCGGATTCATCCCACTCGTGAAGAACGTGGCTTTCTGAAAGCACGAACAAAAATTTATCAGCAGTATTTTTAG
- a CDS encoding PTS sugar transporter subunit IIA: MKPKLILMSHGRMAEETLASTQMIVGELADAAIVSMTAEDGLSGTQAKLAAILKEAGNVPTLVLADLKGGTPCNVAMMAMGTYPQLRVVAGLNLAMAIEAAVSPVENVDELAAYLTQIGQSAVTTIDLPELTDEEEFEE, translated from the coding sequence ATGAAACCAAAATTAATTTTAATGAGCCATGGACGGATGGCAGAAGAAACCTTAGCTTCTACTCAAATGATTGTCGGGGAATTAGCAGACGCTGCGATTGTGTCAATGACCGCAGAAGATGGCTTGAGCGGCACGCAAGCAAAACTGGCAGCAATCTTAAAAGAAGCTGGCAATGTCCCGACGCTTGTATTAGCTGATTTAAAAGGAGGAACACCTTGTAATGTGGCTATGATGGCCATGGGCACTTATCCGCAATTGCGAGTGGTCGCCGGACTTAATTTAGCAATGGCAATTGAAGCAGCCGTGTCACCTGTGGAAAATGTGGATGAATTAGCTGCATATTTAACGCAAATTGGCCAATCTGCGGTGACCACGATTGACTTACCTGAACTAACAGATGAAGAAGAATTTGAAGAATAG